In Anaerolineales bacterium, a single genomic region encodes these proteins:
- a CDS encoding Lrp/AsnC ligand binding domain-containing protein translates to MMAAFVFIQMATSGGWDTMRTVHQALHAVAGVKTVHFLAGPTDIIAFVEGADQKALGETLGKIREVKGVASTDTRIVWPL, encoded by the coding sequence ATGATGGCAGCATTCGTATTCATTCAAATGGCGACGTCCGGCGGCTGGGACACAATGCGCACGGTGCACCAGGCGCTCCACGCTGTTGCCGGAGTCAAGACTGTTCACTTTCTGGCCGGCCCCACGGACATCATTGCCTTTGTCGAGGGAGCTGATCAGAAGGCGTTGGGCGAGACCCTCGGCAAGATTAGAGAAGTGAAGGGCGTGGCCAGCACCGATACCCGGATCGTTTGGCCACTCTAG